A genomic window from Thiomonas arsenitoxydans includes:
- a CDS encoding ABC transporter ATP-binding protein — protein MNKPADLVIDAQGIVNRFGDVVVHEGLNLAVPRGAIMALVGGSGSGKTVLVRSLLLLRAPSGGTLKLFGQDALAADEAQRQALRQRIGVLFQGGALFTGLTVLENVLLPLREQGLVDKRLLPELGMLKIGLAGLPADAAHKYPAELSGGMVKRAALARALALDPELLVLDEPTSGLDPIGGVAFDQLIRELRDLLGLTILQVTHDLDSIWHGSDTVAFLARKKMLAVGPAAELAQRDEPELVAYFRGSRSAAYLHETLSR, from the coding sequence ATGAACAAACCCGCCGATCTGGTCATCGACGCGCAAGGCATCGTCAACCGTTTCGGCGACGTGGTGGTGCACGAGGGCCTGAACCTGGCCGTGCCGCGCGGCGCCATCATGGCGCTGGTGGGTGGCTCGGGCTCGGGCAAGACGGTGCTGGTGCGCAGCCTGCTCTTGCTGCGCGCACCCAGCGGCGGCACGCTCAAGCTGTTCGGGCAGGACGCGCTGGCGGCCGACGAAGCGCAGCGGCAAGCGCTGCGCCAGCGCATCGGCGTGCTGTTCCAAGGCGGCGCGCTATTCACCGGCCTGACCGTGCTGGAAAACGTGCTGCTGCCGCTGCGCGAGCAAGGCCTGGTGGACAAACGCCTGCTGCCCGAACTGGGCATGCTCAAGATCGGTCTGGCCGGGCTGCCTGCCGATGCGGCGCACAAATATCCGGCTGAACTCTCGGGCGGCATGGTCAAGCGCGCCGCGCTGGCCCGCGCGCTGGCGCTCGACCCCGAACTGCTGGTGCTCGACGAACCGACCTCGGGCCTCGACCCGATCGGCGGCGTGGCGTTCGACCAGCTCATTCGCGAGCTGCGCGACCTGCTGGGGCTGACTATTCTGCAAGTCACGCACGATCTCGACTCCATCTGGCACGGCAGCGACACGGTGGCGTTTCTCGCCCGCAAAAAAATGCTGGCGGTCGGCCCCGCTGCAGAACTGGCGCAGCGCGACGAGCCTGAGCTGGTTGCTTATTTCCGCGGCAGCCGTTCGGCCGCCTATCTGCACGAAACCCTTTCGAGGTAG
- a CDS encoding heavy metal-responsive transcriptional regulator yields the protein MPLPQARFESSQLTIGELAQRAQLGAETLRYYERLGLLAPTQRTASGYRLYAPQAIERLDFIRRAQALGFSLAQIGELLALHARPEADMGAVRTLVAQRLAEIDAKMDDLQRMKKGLQTLLDACPGHGPTAQCPILGALRNGEPT from the coding sequence ATGCCGCTCCCTCAAGCCCGCTTTGAATCGTCCCAGCTCACCATTGGCGAGTTGGCGCAGCGTGCGCAACTGGGCGCGGAAACGCTGCGTTACTACGAACGTCTGGGCCTGCTGGCTCCAACGCAGCGCACCGCCAGCGGCTACCGGCTGTACGCGCCGCAGGCCATCGAGCGGCTCGATTTCATCCGTCGGGCGCAGGCGCTGGGGTTTTCGCTGGCGCAGATCGGCGAGCTTCTGGCGCTGCACGCCCGGCCCGAGGCCGATATGGGCGCGGTGCGCACCCTCGTCGCGCAGCGACTGGCCGAGATCGACGCCAAGATGGACGATCTGCAGCGCATGAAAAAAGGTCTGCAGACCCTGCTCGACGCCTGCCCCGGCCACGGCCCCACGGCGCAGTGCCCCATCCTCGGCGCCTTACGAAATGGAGAGCCGACATGA
- a CDS encoding DUF302 domain-containing protein, with protein MPSIVFSAQACCAFDDAITRTTEALKAQGFGIISDIDVSATLKAKLGVDRPPYRILGACAPGYAMKALDFDPHIGALLPCNVVVREDAANQQIVVDFMNPTSVLGLIDKPEVHAIAKEVCEKLMKVRDALAQPA; from the coding sequence ATGCCCTCCATCGTGTTTTCCGCCCAAGCCTGCTGCGCCTTCGACGACGCCATCACCCGCACCACCGAAGCGCTGAAGGCGCAGGGTTTCGGCATCATCAGCGACATCGACGTGTCGGCCACCCTCAAGGCCAAGCTCGGCGTCGACCGCCCGCCCTATCGCATCCTCGGCGCCTGTGCGCCGGGCTATGCCATGAAGGCGCTCGACTTCGATCCGCACATCGGCGCGCTGCTGCCGTGCAATGTGGTGGTGCGCGAAGACGCGGCCAACCAGCAGATCGTGGTCGACTTCATGAACCCCACCTCGGTGCTCGGCCTGATCGACAAACCCGAAGTGCACGCCATTGCCAAGGAAGTCTGCGAAAAGCTGATGAAGGTACGCGACGCCCTCGCCCAACCCGCCTGA
- a CDS encoding DUF2202 domain-containing protein: MEQILSPRFMQDRHQHRTEHMAAIRQRIQSHTAQALSAEEEHDLLHMCEEEKIARDVYLQLGERWALRPLVNISGAEQAHMDAIAALLTHYDLPDPAQGLAVGEFRTPDFQTLHNQLVERGLRSELDAIKVGLLIEELDIFDLVEARSRARQPEILAVYDDLERGSRNHLRAFFRHLQRHRGEYVPQYLSLSDFEAVAWSEREEC; encoded by the coding sequence ATGGAACAAATCCTCTCCCCCCGGTTCATGCAGGACCGGCATCAACACCGCACCGAGCATATGGCGGCCATTCGCCAGCGCATTCAGTCGCACACCGCCCAAGCGCTCAGCGCCGAGGAAGAGCATGACCTGCTGCACATGTGCGAAGAAGAGAAAATCGCCCGCGATGTCTATCTGCAACTCGGCGAGCGCTGGGCGCTGCGGCCTTTGGTCAACATCAGCGGGGCCGAGCAGGCGCACATGGACGCCATCGCCGCGCTGCTGACGCATTACGACCTGCCCGATCCGGCGCAGGGCTTGGCGGTGGGCGAGTTTCGCACGCCCGACTTTCAGACTTTGCACAACCAGTTGGTGGAACGCGGCCTGCGCAGCGAGCTCGACGCCATCAAGGTTGGGCTGCTGATCGAAGAGCTGGATATTTTTGATTTGGTAGAAGCGCGCAGCCGCGCCCGTCAGCCGGAAATTCTGGCGGTTTACGACGACCTGGAGCGCGGCTCGCGCAATCATCTGCGCGCGTTCTTCCGCCATCTGCAGCGGCATCGCGGCGAGTATGTGCCGCAATACCTGAGTCTGAGCGACTTCGAGGCCGTGGCCTGGAGCGAACGCGAAGAGTGCTGA
- the tgt gene encoding tRNA guanosine(34) transglycosylase Tgt, translated as MLQFTVHHTAGQARRGTLTLNHGRIDTPQFMPVGTYGTVKGITPDGLKAAGAQIILGNTFHLWLRPGLDVVRQFGGLHRFIGWDAPILTDSGGFQVWSLGAMRKISEEGVRFASPVNGDKLFLTPEVSMQIQTVLGSDIVMQFDECTPYDVDRAGQKHITTEAEARESMELSLRWAARCKAEFARLENPNALFGIVQGGMFEPLRDASLDGLAALDLPGYAIGGLSVGEPKDDMLRLLRHTAPRLPAHKPRYLMGVGTPEDLVDGVSAGIDLFDCVMPTRNARNGHLFTRFGDLRIRNARFKQDERPLDDTCTCATCRQFSRAYLHHLDRCGEMLFGMLATTHNLHYYLQLMRGMRTALDAEAFDAFVAQFHADRARGV; from the coding sequence ATGCTGCAATTCACCGTTCACCACACCGCAGGCCAGGCCCGCCGCGGCACGCTCACCCTCAATCACGGCCGCATCGACACCCCGCAGTTCATGCCGGTGGGGACTTACGGCACCGTCAAAGGCATCACGCCCGATGGCCTGAAAGCGGCGGGCGCGCAGATCATTCTGGGCAACACCTTTCACCTCTGGCTGCGGCCGGGGCTCGACGTGGTGCGGCAGTTCGGCGGTCTGCACCGCTTCATCGGCTGGGACGCGCCCATCCTCACCGACAGCGGCGGCTTTCAGGTGTGGAGCCTGGGGGCGATGCGCAAGATCAGCGAGGAAGGCGTGCGTTTCGCCTCGCCGGTGAACGGCGACAAGCTGTTCCTCACCCCCGAGGTGAGCATGCAGATCCAGACCGTGCTGGGCTCCGACATCGTCATGCAGTTCGACGAATGCACGCCTTACGACGTCGATCGCGCCGGGCAAAAACACATCACGACCGAAGCAGAGGCGCGCGAATCGATGGAACTGTCGCTGCGCTGGGCCGCGCGCTGCAAGGCCGAATTCGCGCGGCTGGAAAACCCCAACGCCCTGTTCGGCATCGTGCAGGGCGGCATGTTCGAGCCGCTGCGAGACGCTTCGCTAGACGGCCTCGCCGCGCTCGATCTGCCCGGCTACGCCATCGGCGGCCTGAGCGTGGGCGAGCCCAAAGACGACATGCTGCGCCTGCTGCGCCACACCGCGCCGCGCCTGCCCGCCCACAAGCCGCGTTACCTCATGGGCGTGGGCACGCCGGAAGATTTGGTGGACGGTGTGAGCGCGGGCATCGACCTGTTCGATTGCGTCATGCCCACACGCAATGCGCGCAACGGCCACCTGTTCACCCGCTTCGGCGATCTGCGCATCCGCAACGCCCGCTTCAAGCAGGACGAACGACCGCTTGACGACACCTGCACCTGCGCCACCTGCCGACAGTTCTCGCGCGCCTATCTGCACCATCTCGACCGCTGCGGCGAAATGCTGTTCGGCATGCTGGCCACCACGCATAACCTGCACTACTACCTGCAACTCATGCGCGGCATGCGCACCGCGCTCGACGCCGAGGCTTTCGACGCCTTCGTCGCTCAGTTCCACGCCGACCGGGCGCGCGGGGTGTGA
- a CDS encoding MlaE family ABC transporter permease, protein MIAPSTADAPATLNWMAQEDAPERRVCRLQGAWNAQGLAREPNTHLPAGTRHVTLDASATTLDTPGALLLVRSMAQWQSAGATVDASGLSPPQQQLLDLVRQRALALPPAARRLGLLGDIGRATLIALDELRALLAFVGELVWRGAPLLLQPWRVRWREVIHEIDAAGLRAIGIIGLLSFLIGMVMAYQAGATLATYGANILIVNLVSIITLRELGPLLTAILVAGRTGSSYTAQIGTMRITEEVDALRALGLSPFEMLVLPKVIALVITLPLLALFADVMGLAGGGVVAAVGYGVPLSEYVARIPQVVGLKTLVLGLVKAPVFAVVIALVGCMQGLRVAGSAAAVGRATTVSVVQAIFLVIVIDASFSVLYNLLHL, encoded by the coding sequence ATGATCGCCCCTTCAACCGCCGACGCCCCCGCCACCCTGAACTGGATGGCGCAGGAGGACGCGCCTGAGCGACGCGTGTGCCGACTGCAGGGCGCGTGGAATGCGCAAGGTCTGGCGCGCGAGCCGAACACCCATCTGCCCGCAGGCACGCGGCACGTCACCCTCGACGCCAGCGCCACCACACTCGACACACCCGGCGCGCTGCTGCTGGTGCGCAGCATGGCGCAGTGGCAAAGCGCCGGGGCCACGGTGGACGCCAGCGGCCTGAGCCCGCCGCAGCAGCAGTTGCTCGATCTGGTGCGCCAGCGCGCGCTGGCGTTGCCGCCCGCTGCGCGCCGCCTCGGCTTGCTGGGCGACATCGGCCGCGCCACGCTCATTGCGCTGGACGAACTGCGCGCGCTGCTGGCCTTCGTCGGCGAACTGGTGTGGCGTGGCGCGCCGCTGCTGCTGCAGCCCTGGCGCGTGCGCTGGCGCGAAGTCATCCACGAAATCGACGCGGCGGGGCTGCGCGCCATCGGCATCATCGGCCTGCTGTCTTTTCTCATCGGCATGGTCATGGCGTATCAGGCCGGGGCCACGCTGGCGACCTATGGCGCCAACATTCTCATTGTCAATCTGGTGTCCATCATCACCCTGCGCGAACTCGGGCCTCTGCTCACCGCCATTCTGGTGGCCGGGCGCACCGGCTCGTCGTACACCGCGCAGATCGGCACCATGCGCATCACCGAAGAGGTGGATGCGCTGCGCGCGCTCGGGCTGTCGCCATTTGAGATGCTGGTGCTGCCCAAGGTCATCGCCCTGGTCATCACCCTGCCGCTGCTGGCGCTGTTTGCCGATGTGATGGGGCTGGCGGGCGGTGGAGTCGTGGCCGCGGTCGGCTATGGCGTGCCGCTGAGCGAATACGTCGCGCGCATTCCGCAGGTGGTGGGGCTCAAAACCCTGGTGCTCGGCTTGGTGAAAGCGCCGGTGTTCGCCGTAGTCATCGCCCTGGTGGGCTGCATGCAGGGCCTGCGCGTTGCGGGCAGCGCGGCGGCGGTGGGCCGCGCCACCACGGTGAGCGTGGTGCAGGCCATCTTTCTGGTGATCGTGATTGACGCCAGTTTTTCGGTGCTCTACAACCTGCTGCACCTATGA
- a CDS encoding heavy metal translocating P-type ATPase has translation MKAPTSPTPDLAACPVDLPETPEPSGKAPAAGQTLRLDVGGMTCASCSARVERALNKLPGVQAASVNLATTQAEVTYDPQAATPQAIADAVSAAGYTPIVAEATLDVEGMTCASCVGRVERALRKQPGVLSATVNLAVNRAQVRYLPAMLDAQALAQAVVDAGYGARPVQEGDAAAEDASAAAHARNLARMRRGLLLAAALALPVLLLSMLPMLWPALDAALLRVSPVPRFWDWVQFVLTSAVLFGPGRRFFRTGAIAYRHLSPDMNSLVATGTGAAWAYSTLVLLAPQWFAAESRHVYFDSAAVVVAVILAGKYLEELAKGRASTAIHKLLRLQAKQATRLDAQGAEQQVSLAALRIGDRVLVRPGERLPVDGSVIEGDSHVDESMLTGEAVPVRRKPGDRVVGGTVNAEGRLVIEATALGKDTVLSQIVRLVENAQTGKLPVQRVADRVVAVFTPVVLLIAAASFAVWLALTGDVSAALVAAVAVLVVACPCAMGLATPAAILVGSSRAAEMGVLFRKGEALEALSRIDTVLLDKTGTVTLGKPALTALHSTLQDTEALRLAAALEADSEHPLARAVHDAAAQRGLTLPTVQNFAAIPGYGVRATLDGHTLLLGARRLMERESISLNTLGEQADALEAQGQTAVFLAQDQNCIAVLGISDPLKPEAVAVVQALRQRGLSIALVTGDARRTAQAVADALGIHDAPAAEPPQGGGSPLGGQRAHASVGVSVPAAEPSQGGHLPLPTSPTAWRRSDHSLPTSGEGRGGDGPLGGQRAHANVGVSVHAEVLPQDKARVVAELQAQGRRVAFVGEGLNDGPALAQADVGLALASGTDVAIEAADVSLTRGDLAALPSAIDTARSTLRTIHGNLFWAFAYNIVLIPLAAGIAAPWGVHLHPMLAGVAMGLSSVFVLGNSLRLKRLSPWQAPQAHSSAQSAPLSALIHTP, from the coding sequence ATGAAAGCGCCTACCTCCCCCACACCAGACTTGGCCGCCTGCCCGGTGGATCTACCGGAGACACCAGAGCCATCCGGCAAGGCCCCGGCCGCGGGCCAGACCCTGCGGCTCGATGTGGGCGGCATGACCTGCGCCTCATGCAGCGCTCGGGTGGAACGCGCCCTGAACAAGCTTCCCGGCGTACAAGCCGCCAGCGTCAACCTCGCCACCACGCAGGCCGAGGTGACATACGACCCGCAGGCCGCCACGCCGCAAGCCATTGCCGATGCGGTGAGCGCCGCGGGCTACACCCCGATCGTCGCCGAAGCCACGCTGGACGTGGAAGGCATGACCTGCGCCTCCTGCGTCGGCCGGGTGGAGCGTGCGCTGCGCAAGCAGCCCGGCGTGCTGTCGGCTACGGTGAATCTGGCGGTCAACCGCGCGCAGGTGCGTTATCTGCCCGCCATGCTCGACGCCCAAGCTCTGGCGCAGGCCGTGGTGGACGCGGGCTACGGCGCCCGTCCAGTGCAAGAGGGCGATGCCGCCGCCGAAGACGCCAGCGCGGCCGCCCACGCCCGGAATCTGGCGCGCATGCGGCGCGGCTTGCTCCTCGCTGCCGCGCTGGCCCTTCCCGTGCTGCTGCTGTCGATGCTGCCCATGCTCTGGCCCGCGCTCGACGCCGCGCTGCTGCGTGTCTCACCCGTTCCGCGTTTTTGGGACTGGGTGCAGTTCGTCCTCACGAGCGCCGTGCTGTTCGGCCCCGGGCGTCGGTTCTTCCGCACCGGTGCCATCGCCTACCGCCATCTCTCGCCCGACATGAATTCGCTGGTCGCCACCGGCACCGGAGCGGCCTGGGCTTACAGCACGCTGGTGCTGCTGGCGCCGCAATGGTTTGCCGCCGAGTCACGGCACGTGTATTTCGACTCCGCCGCCGTGGTGGTGGCGGTGATTCTGGCGGGCAAATATCTGGAAGAACTGGCCAAGGGCCGCGCCTCCACCGCCATCCACAAACTCCTCAGGCTGCAGGCCAAGCAGGCCACCCGTCTTGACGCACAAGGCGCAGAACAACAGGTCAGCCTCGCCGCGCTGCGCATCGGCGACCGCGTGCTGGTGCGCCCCGGCGAGCGCCTGCCGGTGGACGGCAGCGTGATCGAAGGCGACAGCCATGTGGACGAATCCATGCTCACCGGCGAAGCCGTGCCGGTGCGCCGCAAGCCGGGCGACCGGGTAGTCGGCGGCACCGTCAATGCCGAGGGCCGGTTGGTGATCGAAGCCACCGCACTGGGCAAGGACACCGTGCTGTCGCAGATCGTGCGGCTGGTGGAAAACGCGCAGACCGGCAAGCTGCCGGTGCAGCGCGTGGCCGACCGGGTGGTGGCCGTGTTCACCCCCGTCGTGCTGCTGATCGCCGCGGCCAGCTTCGCCGTCTGGCTGGCGCTCACCGGTGACGTGAGCGCCGCGCTGGTTGCGGCAGTCGCCGTGCTGGTGGTGGCCTGCCCCTGCGCCATGGGTCTCGCCACCCCGGCGGCCATTCTGGTGGGCAGCAGCCGCGCGGCCGAAATGGGCGTGCTGTTCCGCAAGGGCGAAGCGCTGGAAGCGCTGTCCCGCATCGACACCGTGCTGCTCGATAAAACCGGCACCGTGACGCTCGGCAAACCGGCGCTCACCGCGCTGCACAGCACGCTGCAAGACACCGAAGCGCTGCGCCTCGCCGCCGCGCTGGAAGCCGACTCCGAGCACCCGCTGGCCCGCGCGGTGCACGACGCCGCCGCGCAACGCGGCCTGACCCTTCCCACCGTGCAGAACTTCGCCGCCATTCCCGGCTACGGCGTGCGTGCCACCCTCGACGGTCACACCCTGCTGCTCGGCGCGCGGCGGCTGATGGAGCGCGAAAGCATCTCGCTGAATACCCTGGGCGAGCAGGCCGACGCGCTCGAAGCCCAAGGCCAGACCGCGGTGTTTCTGGCGCAAGATCAGAATTGCATCGCCGTACTGGGCATTTCTGATCCCCTCAAGCCCGAGGCCGTCGCCGTGGTGCAGGCGCTACGCCAGCGCGGCCTGTCCATTGCCTTGGTTACTGGCGACGCCCGGCGCACCGCGCAGGCCGTGGCCGATGCGCTGGGCATTCATGACGCCCCCGCCGCCGAGCCGCCTCAAGGCGGGGGCAGCCCCCTCGGGGGGCAGCGAGCGCATGCGAGCGTGGGGGTCTCCGTCCCCGCCGCCGAGCCGTCTCAAGGCGGGCATCTCCCCCTCCCAACCTCCCCCACGGCGTGGAGGAGGAGTGATCACTCCCTCCCCACCAGTGGGGAGGGCCGGGGTGGGGATGGCCCCCTCGGGGGGCAGCGAGCGCATGCGAACGTGGGGGTCTCCGTCCATGCCGAAGTGTTGCCGCAAGACAAAGCCCGCGTGGTCGCCGAACTGCAGGCGCAGGGGCGGCGCGTGGCCTTCGTTGGCGAAGGGCTGAACGACGGCCCCGCACTCGCCCAGGCCGATGTGGGCCTGGCGCTGGCCAGCGGCACCGACGTCGCCATCGAAGCCGCCGATGTCAGCCTGACTCGCGGCGATCTCGCCGCGCTGCCCAGCGCCATCGACACCGCCCGCAGCACCCTACGCACCATCCACGGCAATCTGTTCTGGGCGTTTGCCTACAACATCGTGCTCATTCCCCTGGCCGCTGGAATCGCCGCGCCCTGGGGCGTGCACCTGCACCCCATGCTGGCCGGAGTGGCCATGGGGCTGTCGTCGGTCTTCGTGCTGGGCAACAGCCTGCGGCTCAAACGCCTTTCCCCCTGGCAGGCGCCGCAGGCTCATTCATCGGCACAATCAGCCCCACTTTCTGCCTTGATCCACACCCCCTAA
- a CDS encoding CopZ family metallochaperone yields the protein MNTVQLQVTGMTCGHCVAAVTKALKSVPGTQDAQVDLASGRATVQGSAAPEALVKAVSDEGYGVTLKD from the coding sequence ATGAACACCGTGCAACTTCAAGTCACCGGCATGACCTGCGGCCACTGCGTCGCCGCCGTGACCAAGGCGCTCAAATCCGTCCCCGGCACGCAGGACGCGCAGGTCGATCTGGCCAGCGGCCGCGCCACCGTGCAGGGCAGCGCCGCACCCGAAGCGCTGGTCAAGGCCGTCTCCGACGAGGGCTACGGGGTGACGCTCAAGGATTGA
- a CDS encoding MlaD family protein codes for MESKVNYTAVGLFVVLLGALLGGLGWWLATGGKQTATRPYLIYATDNVSGLKTDSNVLYRGVTVGKVASIEIDPKNPALIRIKVEIDSAVPVRSDTVAQLSPLGVTGLSAVNLIGGASSTPLPTPPGEPDPVIPYKPSVFTQIEGGINDAAITLARISQRVDALLSPANVQSISDTLRNLQTLSASLAANQNNINQMFANARQTSANLTQMSAQGSALMLQSQALVKRLDGVSAQLGGSMPQIGAAANSVAQAGDTTTAFTQAGVQAMTQLQTRTLPEVDALARNLQQLSSQLGALTENLKANPSQLLYGPALPPPGPGEKP; via the coding sequence ATGGAATCGAAAGTCAATTACACCGCCGTCGGCCTGTTCGTGGTGCTGCTGGGCGCGCTGCTCGGCGGCCTGGGCTGGTGGCTGGCCACCGGCGGCAAGCAGACCGCCACCCGGCCGTATCTGATCTACGCCACCGACAACGTCAGCGGCCTGAAAACCGACAGCAATGTGCTCTACCGCGGCGTCACCGTGGGCAAGGTCGCAAGCATCGAGATCGACCCGAAAAACCCGGCCCTCATCCGCATCAAGGTCGAGATCGACAGCGCGGTGCCGGTGCGCAGCGACACCGTGGCGCAGCTCAGTCCGCTGGGCGTCACCGGGCTGTCGGCGGTGAACCTGATCGGCGGCGCCTCGTCGACACCGCTGCCCACCCCGCCCGGCGAGCCCGACCCGGTCATTCCCTACAAGCCCTCGGTGTTCACCCAGATCGAGGGCGGCATCAACGACGCGGCCATCACCCTGGCGCGCATCAGCCAGCGGGTGGACGCGCTGCTCAGCCCGGCCAATGTGCAGTCGATCAGCGACACGCTGCGCAATCTGCAGACCCTCTCCGCCTCTCTGGCGGCCAATCAGAACAACATCAATCAGATGTTTGCCAACGCCCGCCAGACCAGCGCCAACCTGACGCAGATGAGTGCGCAAGGCAGCGCGCTCATGCTGCAAAGCCAGGCGCTGGTGAAGCGGCTCGATGGCGTATCGGCCCAGCTAGGCGGCTCGATGCCGCAGATCGGCGCCGCCGCCAACAGCGTTGCCCAGGCCGGCGACACCACCACCGCTTTCACCCAGGCTGGCGTGCAGGCCATGACTCAGCTTCAGACCCGCACCCTGCCCGAAGTGGACGCGCTGGCGCGCAATCTGCAGCAGCTCAGCAGCCAGCTCGGCGCGCTGACCGAAAACCTCAAAGCCAACCCCAGCCAACTGCTGTACGGCCCGGCCTTGCCGCCGCCGGGCCCGGGAGAAAAACCATGA
- the queA gene encoding tRNA preQ1(34) S-adenosylmethionine ribosyltransferase-isomerase QueA, with protein MSPGLTADDFDFHLPPELIAQHPPARRSDSRLLDAGNPPALIDRGFRDLPGLLRAGDLVVFNDTRVIPARLWGFKAAGEAGAALGGAVEVLVERVRADNRVWAHVRASKSPKPGQVLWLGAARPDAAAGDEPHASAPLFAVTTVGRAGPDGGLFELEFPAEPLALLQQYGAVPLPPYITHAPGGDDVQRYQTVYAQHPGSVAAPTAGLHFDEAILAKIDAMGAQRAAVTLHVGAGTFQPVRVNDLRQHQMHSEWYTVPEATAQAIAKVRMRQAQARAAGQMHAAPRVVAVGTTAMRALESAALAAEAAGAPDGAVLPGARDTALFVTPGYRFRVVDALLTNFHLPKSTLLMLVSAFAGMDTIRAAYAHAIAQRYRFFSYGDAMWLTRQDLR; from the coding sequence ATGTCGCCCGGCCTCACCGCAGACGATTTCGACTTTCACCTGCCGCCCGAACTGATCGCCCAGCATCCGCCGGCGCGGCGCAGCGACAGTCGCCTGCTCGATGCGGGCAATCCGCCGGCGCTGATCGACCGTGGGTTTCGCGACTTGCCCGGTCTGCTGCGCGCAGGCGATCTGGTGGTGTTCAACGACACCCGGGTGATTCCGGCGCGGTTGTGGGGCTTCAAGGCGGCCGGGGAGGCCGGTGCCGCTTTGGGCGGCGCGGTGGAAGTGCTGGTGGAGCGGGTGCGGGCGGACAACCGGGTCTGGGCGCATGTGCGGGCGAGCAAATCGCCCAAGCCGGGCCAGGTTTTGTGGCTGGGGGCGGCTCGACCCGATGCCGCGGCAGGCGACGAGCCGCACGCATCGGCGCCGCTTTTCGCCGTGACGACCGTGGGCCGGGCCGGGCCGGATGGTGGCTTGTTTGAACTGGAGTTTCCAGCCGAGCCTCTGGCCTTGTTGCAGCAGTACGGTGCGGTGCCCTTGCCGCCCTACATCACCCACGCGCCGGGCGGTGACGATGTGCAGCGCTATCAGACGGTGTATGCGCAGCACCCCGGCTCGGTGGCGGCGCCCACGGCGGGGCTGCACTTCGACGAGGCCATCCTGGCGAAAATCGACGCGATGGGCGCGCAGCGCGCAGCCGTCACCCTGCACGTGGGGGCGGGCACGTTTCAGCCGGTGCGGGTGAACGATCTGCGGCAGCACCAGATGCACAGCGAGTGGTACACCGTGCCCGAGGCGACCGCGCAAGCGATTGCCAAAGTACGGATGCGGCAAGCGCAGGCGCGCGCGGCAGGCCAGATGCACGCCGCCCCGCGGGTGGTTGCGGTGGGCACGACGGCCATGCGTGCGCTCGAATCGGCCGCGCTGGCGGCGGAAGCCGCCGGGGCCCCAGACGGCGCCGTGCTGCCAGGCGCCCGCGATACCGCGCTGTTCGTCACGCCGGGATATCGCTTTCGCGTGGTGGACGCGCTGCTGACCAATTTTCATCTGCCCAAGTCCACCTTGCTGATGCTGGTGTCCGCCTTTGCCGGCATGGACACCATCCGCGCCGCCTATGCCCATGCCATTGCCCAGCGCTACCGGTTTTTCAGCTACGGAGATGCCATGTGGCTGACCCGTCAGGATTTGCGTTGA
- a CDS encoding ABC-type transport auxiliary lipoprotein family protein, with amino-acid sequence MTVSSVLPLRRAALAALLSLASLTLAACALPVNRAPVQQTYRLTATEIRTAPLPQATVIQLLPVRASAGFQSPAMMYSRSPDTLEPYRDSRWLAPPAQLVGEAIARTLSRQPWISAVQQQAVLVNAPWTLHCKLNRLEHDVHANQGTVHLDLVCDLANQRTSRIAAHWHFDGSQTIAVNDAAHFAQGAQTLLDQALKGIVENTRAAVAAAQS; translated from the coding sequence ATGACCGTCTCTTCTGTTTTGCCGCTGCGCCGCGCCGCCCTGGCCGCTTTGCTGAGCCTGGCCAGCCTGACCCTGGCCGCCTGCGCCCTGCCCGTCAATCGTGCGCCGGTGCAGCAAACCTACCGCCTGACCGCCACTGAGATCCGCACCGCGCCGCTGCCGCAAGCCACGGTGATTCAACTCCTGCCGGTCCGCGCCAGTGCCGGATTTCAGTCGCCCGCCATGATGTACAGCCGCAGCCCCGACACGCTGGAACCCTACCGCGACAGCCGCTGGCTCGCCCCGCCGGCCCAGCTCGTGGGCGAAGCCATCGCCCGCACCCTGAGCCGCCAGCCGTGGATCAGCGCCGTGCAACAGCAGGCCGTGCTGGTGAACGCGCCGTGGACGCTGCACTGCAAGCTGAACCGGCTGGAGCACGATGTTCATGCGAATCAGGGCACCGTGCACTTGGATCTGGTGTGCGATCTGGCGAACCAGCGCACCAGCCGCATTGCCGCGCATTGGCATTTCGACGGCAGCCAGACCATTGCCGTGAACGACGCCGCGCACTTCGCGCAGGGCGCGCAGACCCTGCTGGATCAGGCGCTCAAAGGCATCGTGGAGAACACCCGCGCCGCCGTGGCGGCAGCGCAGTCCTGA